From Jeotgalibaca dankookensis, one genomic window encodes:
- a CDS encoding FtsW/RodA/SpoVE family cell cycle protein, whose translation MRNQQLKSKSDVSKIDYGIILSIILLALISFLTIYSTTYLMSGTPSLRPTLMHMLWYIIGSVAAGVMMFFDSEQLWKLAPIAYGIGVVLLILILIFYDRTSYIMQGAKSWFVIGSVSFQPSEVVKISLIMMLGRVITQHNMDTPERTVKTDGKLILRIGLWSLPLLVLIMAQNDLGTVLVYLAIIIGMTLLSGISWKILMPLFSFIGVIGAFLIYLVIYNRNILLNLGFMPYQFARIDSWLNPFGDSRGDAFQLAQSMKAIGSGQLFGKGLGVSEVYVPVRESDMIFSTIGENFGFIGGCFLIFIYFLLIYQMIRICFDTKNEFYAYMTAGVIMMILFHVLENVGMTIGLLPITGIPLPFISQGGSALLGNMLAIGLVMSMRFHYNSYMLSEDEEHYGIK comes from the coding sequence ATGAGAAACCAACAATTAAAATCGAAGTCGGATGTATCAAAGATTGATTATGGCATTATCCTGTCTATTATCCTTCTAGCTCTTATTAGTTTTTTAACGATTTATTCGACCACTTATTTAATGAGTGGGACGCCAAGTTTAAGGCCCACTCTGATGCATATGCTTTGGTATATTATTGGGAGCGTTGCGGCAGGTGTGATGATGTTTTTTGATTCGGAACAGCTGTGGAAACTGGCACCGATTGCCTATGGTATCGGAGTTGTCTTATTAATATTAATCTTGATTTTTTATGACCGCACGAGTTATATCATGCAAGGCGCCAAGAGTTGGTTTGTGATCGGTTCCGTGTCATTTCAACCTTCAGAAGTTGTGAAAATATCACTGATTATGATGCTAGGGCGTGTTATTACCCAACATAATATGGATACGCCAGAACGGACTGTTAAAACAGACGGGAAACTAATTCTGCGTATTGGGCTATGGTCACTGCCACTTTTGGTATTGATTATGGCACAAAATGATTTAGGAACGGTTCTGGTTTACTTAGCTATTATTATTGGGATGACACTTCTATCAGGAATTAGTTGGAAAATATTAATGCCACTCTTTAGCTTTATCGGTGTGATCGGTGCATTCTTAATTTATTTAGTTATTTATAATCGTAACATTCTACTTAATTTAGGCTTCATGCCCTATCAATTTGCGCGTATTGATTCTTGGCTAAATCCTTTCGGAGATAGTCGTGGAGATGCCTTCCAGTTAGCTCAGAGTATGAAAGCCATTGGATCGGGTCAATTATTCGGAAAAGGGCTAGGCGTTTCAGAAGTATATGTGCCGGTTCGTGAATCCGATATGATCTTTTCAACTATTGGAGAAAACTTTGGGTTTATCGGTGGTTGTTTTTTAATTTTTATCTATTTTCTATTAATTTATCAAATGATTCGTATTTGTTTTGATACAAAAAATGAGTTTTATGCCTATATGACTGCTGGTGTTATCATGATGATTCTCTTCCACGTTTTGGAAAATGTCGGAATGACAATCGGACTGTTGCCAATTACCGGTATTCCATTGCCGTTCATTTCGCAAGGAGGCTCAGCTTTATTAGGAAATATGCTAGCCATTGGACTCGTGATGTCCATGCGCTTTCACTATAATAGTTATATGCTATCGGAAGATGAAGAACACTACGGAATAAAGTAA
- a CDS encoding YihY/virulence factor BrkB family protein, translated as MKSLKLPNTVTIILEHFKRAEIGRQAAELAYYVLLALFPLLLALANFIPFLPIPTDQVLEYVELGVPDQVATIILPILEGYLEGGNGGAISIGIIISLWPASKAFTVFQRVLNQVYDADERKNFIISRIFSFLTVLLMVSLVGAVAFIFVFGREILELIQSLIPIDILGIITAFEYFRWIVAFGILIIIMTFIYYFIPNVKWPLKYAVPGAILTTLGFLLVSQLFSLYISLAGGASIGTGTIGVFIVLMIWLYLLGIVFILGGVLNVIIYDYKHAHEEPVDKNFPYVSIIYSENGQALMPKQVLKRALFKDTHTSH; from the coding sequence TTAGAACATTTTAAACGAGCGGAAATTGGCCGACAAGCAGCGGAGCTGGCTTACTATGTTTTATTAGCTTTGTTTCCCTTATTATTAGCACTCGCCAATTTTATTCCTTTTTTACCAATTCCAACGGATCAAGTACTAGAATATGTCGAGTTAGGTGTCCCTGACCAAGTAGCTACCATCATTCTTCCTATTTTAGAAGGTTATCTAGAGGGTGGAAATGGCGGGGCGATTTCAATTGGGATTATTATTTCTCTGTGGCCTGCCTCTAAAGCCTTTACCGTCTTTCAACGTGTTTTAAATCAAGTTTATGATGCGGATGAGCGGAAAAACTTTATTATTTCACGTATCTTCTCCTTCTTAACCGTGTTGTTAATGGTTAGTTTAGTTGGTGCAGTTGCCTTTATTTTTGTGTTTGGACGTGAAATTTTAGAGCTTATTCAATCTTTAATCCCGATTGATATTTTAGGTATTATAACGGCTTTTGAATACTTTAGATGGATTGTGGCGTTTGGTATATTGATTATCATTATGACCTTTATCTATTACTTTATTCCTAACGTAAAATGGCCACTAAAATATGCGGTACCCGGAGCGATTTTGACTACACTAGGTTTCTTGTTGGTTTCACAATTATTTTCGCTTTATATTAGTTTGGCGGGTGGAGCATCCATCGGAACGGGTACCATTGGCGTCTTTATCGTCTTGATGATTTGGCTCTACCTCTTAGGAATTGTTTTTATACTAGGCGGCGTTTTGAACGTTATCATATACGATTATAAACACGCGCACGAAGAACCAGTTGATAAAAATTTTCCATATGTGTCGATAATTTACTCAGAAAATGGCCAAGCGTTAATGCCTAAACAAGTTCTAAAACGCGCTTTATTCAAAGATACTCACACGTCACACTAA